One genomic region from Haloarcula taiwanensis encodes:
- a CDS encoding sugar ABC transporter permease yields MATPTDTQEQSSDGPLQRWTQSAIKNPDKVYRALFYAAMVFFLVTTLFPFYWLVVLAVTPEGNLLAGSFLPTVNLFGVSGTFPLPVPKGFNPGAFVTVFEQVPFHLYMLNSFALAVTTTVIVLFVASLAGYVFGRLRFPGRALLMLGILAISYFPPAAFVIPLFQAFAGNAPITVPFTSIPLFTPPRLLNTPGSMVLPFSALFMPLSIFILTTFYGQIPDGLEDAARVEGTTRLGALFRVIMPLSAPGVATAAVLTFIAVYNEYFFSSIMATSPEAAKWSPIVGGILSYQTQYTTQFNLMAAASIVGVLPVVILVIVAQERIVSGLTSGALKE; encoded by the coding sequence ATGGCGACGCCAACTGACACCCAAGAGCAGTCGAGCGACGGGCCGCTACAGCGGTGGACACAGAGCGCCATCAAGAACCCGGACAAGGTGTACCGGGCGCTGTTCTACGCGGCGATGGTGTTTTTCCTGGTGACGACGCTGTTCCCCTTCTACTGGCTCGTCGTGCTGGCGGTGACCCCCGAGGGGAACTTACTCGCCGGGAGCTTCCTCCCCACGGTGAACCTCTTTGGCGTCAGCGGGACGTTCCCGCTGCCGGTCCCTAAGGGGTTCAATCCGGGTGCGTTCGTCACCGTCTTCGAGCAGGTTCCCTTCCACCTGTACATGCTGAACAGCTTCGCGCTGGCGGTCACGACGACGGTCATCGTGCTGTTCGTGGCGAGCCTCGCAGGCTACGTGTTCGGCCGTCTCCGATTCCCCGGCCGCGCACTGCTGATGCTCGGTATCCTGGCGATCAGCTACTTCCCGCCGGCTGCGTTCGTCATACCGCTGTTCCAGGCGTTTGCCGGCAACGCGCCGATTACGGTACCGTTCACGTCCATCCCGCTGTTTACCCCACCGCGGCTACTGAACACGCCGGGGTCGATGGTACTGCCGTTCAGCGCGCTGTTTATGCCGCTGTCCATCTTCATCCTGACGACGTTCTACGGCCAGATTCCGGACGGGCTGGAGGACGCCGCGCGGGTCGAAGGAACGACGAGACTGGGCGCGCTGTTCCGCGTCATCATGCCGCTGTCCGCGCCGGGCGTGGCGACCGCGGCCGTGCTGACGTTCATCGCCGTCTACAACGAGTACTTCTTCAGCTCTATCATGGCGACCTCGCCGGAGGCGGCCAAATGGTCGCCTATCGTCGGCGGGATTCTCAGCTACCAGACCCAGTACACGACCCAGTTCAACCTCATGGCGGCCGCGAGCATCGTCGGGGTTCTCCCCGTCGTCATCCTCGTGATCGTCGCACAGGAACGCATCGTCAGCGGACTGACCTCAGGCGCACTCAAGGAGTAA
- a CDS encoding methylmalonyl-CoA mutase yields MSVEQEQTERTIRCLVAKVGLDGHDRGAHVIARALRDAGFEVIYSGLHRAPDEVVQAAVQEDVDVVGISILSGAHNTLVPKILDGLKEYDAFDDRLILVGGIVPDDDQEELRGQGVDEIFGPGASMEEMIDYIHQNAPER; encoded by the coding sequence ATGAGTGTCGAGCAGGAGCAGACGGAACGGACCATCAGGTGTCTGGTGGCGAAAGTCGGACTCGACGGTCACGACCGGGGCGCACACGTCATCGCGCGGGCGCTCCGAGACGCCGGCTTCGAAGTGATATACTCGGGACTCCACCGAGCACCCGACGAAGTCGTGCAGGCCGCCGTGCAGGAGGACGTGGATGTCGTCGGCATCTCCATCCTCTCGGGGGCGCACAACACGCTCGTTCCAAAGATTCTCGACGGACTGAAGGAGTACGATGCGTTCGACGACCGTCTCATTCTCGTCGGCGGCATCGTTCCGGACGACGATCAGGAAGAACTCCGCGGGCAGGGCGTCGACGAGATATTCGGTCCGGGCGCGTCGATGGAGGAGATGATCGACTACATCCACCAGAACGCGCCCGAGCGATGA
- a CDS encoding nucleic acid-binding protein, with protein sequence MTESAQDGEYDAWLDSIESGDGYYLECSNGHGWLPPRRVCPRCHDQELSAVDLPESGEIASHTTITVPTPQFEDDAPYVTAIADFGPVSVTGLVRGVDPDDVAIGDVVGIDVGERVTTGERAVVFRPR encoded by the coding sequence ATGACTGAATCCGCACAGGATGGCGAGTACGACGCGTGGCTCGACAGCATCGAATCTGGCGACGGGTACTACCTCGAATGTTCGAACGGCCACGGCTGGCTGCCGCCCCGGCGAGTGTGTCCGCGCTGCCACGACCAGGAACTCTCGGCGGTCGATCTGCCAGAATCCGGCGAAATCGCGAGCCACACGACGATTACCGTCCCGACGCCACAGTTCGAGGACGACGCGCCCTACGTCACCGCCATCGCCGACTTCGGCCCGGTTTCGGTTACGGGACTCGTCCGCGGCGTGGACCCTGACGACGTCGCTATCGGCGACGTGGTCGGCATCGATGTCGGCGAGCGCGTGACGACCGGCGAGAGAGCCGTCGTGTTCCGGCCGCGCTAA
- a CDS encoding aldo/keto reductase encodes MNDSSVTYTTLGSTGLDVSELCLGTMNFGSAEPWMLNDEDESRRILERALDLGINFFDTANAYSNGESERILGDAVDSARRDELVLASKVYFDMHDGPNGSGLSKKHIIDQCHATLDRLGVDYLDLYQIHRWDDDTPIEETLDALTYLVDEGLVRYIGASTMANWKFQKALYTADIEGYERFVSMQPEYNAVDRHEEANLLPVCEMEGVGVIPWSPLAGGFLAGKYERGDDLAEGRASTDEYTANRFSDENWAVLDEVRAIADAKGATPAQVSLAWLCQQDVVDAPIIGPRTMDQLEENVGALDVDLTDEECARIEAPKQPQWPVEGKD; translated from the coding sequence ATGAACGATTCCTCGGTGACATACACCACGCTCGGGTCGACAGGGCTCGACGTGTCCGAACTCTGTCTCGGAACGATGAACTTCGGAAGCGCCGAGCCCTGGATGCTAAATGACGAGGACGAGAGCCGCCGAATACTCGAACGAGCGCTGGATCTGGGTATCAACTTCTTCGATACAGCCAACGCGTATTCGAACGGCGAGAGCGAGCGGATACTCGGCGATGCTGTCGACTCCGCCCGACGCGACGAACTGGTCTTGGCCTCGAAGGTGTACTTCGACATGCACGACGGGCCGAACGGCAGCGGGCTTTCGAAGAAACACATCATCGACCAGTGTCACGCCACGCTGGACCGCCTCGGCGTCGACTATCTCGACCTCTACCAGATCCATCGGTGGGACGACGACACGCCAATCGAGGAGACATTGGACGCGCTGACGTACCTCGTCGACGAGGGGCTGGTCCGCTATATCGGCGCCAGTACGATGGCCAACTGGAAGTTCCAGAAGGCGCTGTACACCGCGGACATCGAAGGGTACGAGCGGTTCGTCTCGATGCAGCCGGAGTACAACGCCGTCGACCGCCACGAGGAGGCGAACCTCCTGCCGGTGTGTGAGATGGAGGGTGTCGGCGTCATCCCGTGGTCGCCCCTGGCCGGCGGCTTCCTCGCCGGGAAGTACGAGCGCGGCGACGACCTCGCCGAGGGACGGGCGAGCACGGACGAGTACACGGCAAACCGGTTCAGCGACGAAAACTGGGCGGTCCTCGACGAGGTGCGGGCGATTGCCGACGCGAAGGGCGCGACACCGGCACAGGTCAGCCTGGCGTGGCTCTGCCAGCAGGATGTCGTCGACGCGCCGATCATCGGCCCGCGGACGATGGACCAGCTTGAGGAGAACGTCGGAGCGCTCGACGTCGACCTGACCGACGAGGAGTGTGCCCGAATCGAGGCCCCAAAACAACCGCAGTGGCCCGTCGAGGGCAAGGACTAA
- a CDS encoding ABC transporter permease produces the protein MSTETGRESRRSGALVSMMRWMENLSDTQYAYLLLIPVFVLLGIVALYPLLRTFELSLFALSADFSSTTFVGAGNYIELFTGEKNRFLPGGTTFLPEGFGMSALLNSALVVTIIFAVVSVLFETLIGLGQALILDQDFYGRRWIRAAIIIPWAVPIVIQGMIFFLMFNSNVGFLTPPLADLGLLAPTNTLNDTPSATFIIIVADIWKTSAFMALLILAGLQSIDRGLYDVARVAGATKWQQFKLITFPLILPTIGVAVLFRSVQAMRVYGIIDTVSSCTVVPSLSCMVVATFTTREGTSAAIAFVTAAIIGTVVMGLIVWQGEDAI, from the coding sequence ATGAGTACAGAAACCGGCCGTGAATCCAGACGCTCGGGGGCACTCGTCAGCATGATGCGGTGGATGGAGAACCTCAGCGACACGCAGTACGCGTATCTGCTGTTGATTCCCGTGTTCGTACTCTTGGGTATCGTCGCGCTGTACCCGCTGTTGCGGACCTTCGAGCTGTCGCTGTTCGCGCTCTCGGCGGACTTTTCGAGCACTACCTTCGTCGGCGCTGGGAACTACATCGAGCTGTTCACCGGTGAGAAAAACCGGTTCCTGCCGGGCGGAACGACGTTCCTGCCCGAAGGGTTTGGCATGAGTGCGTTGCTGAACAGCGCACTGGTCGTCACGATAATCTTCGCCGTCGTGAGCGTGCTCTTCGAGACGCTCATCGGTCTCGGGCAGGCGCTCATCCTTGACCAGGACTTCTATGGCCGGCGGTGGATTCGGGCGGCGATCATCATCCCGTGGGCCGTCCCAATCGTCATTCAGGGGATGATCTTCTTCCTGATGTTCAACTCGAACGTCGGGTTCCTGACGCCACCGCTTGCTGACCTCGGCCTGCTCGCGCCGACGAACACGCTCAACGACACGCCGAGTGCGACGTTTATCATCATCGTCGCCGACATCTGGAAGACGTCGGCGTTCATGGCCCTGCTCATTCTGGCTGGGCTGCAGAGCATCGACCGGGGCCTGTACGACGTGGCGAGGGTCGCCGGGGCGACGAAGTGGCAGCAGTTCAAGCTCATCACGTTCCCGCTCATCCTGCCGACTATCGGCGTTGCCGTGCTGTTCCGGTCGGTACAGGCGATGCGGGTGTACGGCATCATCGACACGGTGTCGAGCTGTACCGTCGTGCCATCGCTGTCGTGTATGGTCGTCGCGACGTTTACCACCCGCGAGGGGACATCCGCGGCCATCGCGTTCGTGACGGCCGCCATCATCGGGACGGTCGTGATGGGACTCATCGTCTGGCAAGGGGAGGACGCGATCTAA
- a CDS encoding 3-ketoacyl-CoA thiolase, translating into MSDPRIAGASVTQFGKHPERTGRDLFAEAGLEALSQAGIDPEDAEALYYGNFMGELAEHQGHQGPLMAEAIGLDVPATRVEAACASAGTAVREAVKTIRNGEAEVVVVGGAERMTNIGTAAATDALAIAADDLYEVRAGMTFPGAYALMARSYFDQYGGSHEDLAHVAVKNHEHALVNEHAQIQQEITIEDALEAPTIADPLGLYDSCPITDGAAAAVLTTEAYAEEHNLDAPVAITGTGQGGDNLALQDRPHLAQTPAADKAAEEAYGDAGVGPDDVDFAEVHDCFTIAEVFAIESLGFYERGEGIAAARNGETTRDGDRPINLSGGLKAKGHPVGATGVAQLATVAWLLDGSHPRADAVPDSTVGVAHNAGGTVASTTVHVMEVQE; encoded by the coding sequence ATGTCAGACCCACGTATTGCCGGGGCTAGCGTAACACAGTTCGGGAAACACCCCGAACGGACCGGCCGAGACCTGTTCGCCGAGGCCGGACTCGAAGCGCTCTCGCAGGCTGGAATCGACCCGGAGGACGCTGAAGCGCTCTATTACGGCAACTTCATGGGCGAACTCGCGGAACACCAGGGCCACCAGGGCCCGCTGATGGCCGAGGCCATCGGGCTGGACGTTCCGGCGACCCGCGTGGAAGCGGCCTGTGCATCCGCCGGGACAGCCGTTCGTGAAGCCGTCAAGACGATCCGGAACGGCGAGGCGGAGGTCGTCGTCGTCGGCGGCGCGGAACGGATGACCAACATCGGGACGGCAGCGGCGACAGACGCGCTCGCCATCGCCGCCGACGACCTCTACGAGGTCCGTGCCGGGATGACCTTCCCCGGGGCGTACGCGCTGATGGCCCGGTCGTACTTCGACCAGTACGGCGGCTCCCACGAGGATCTCGCTCACGTCGCCGTCAAGAACCACGAACACGCCCTGGTCAACGAACACGCACAGATTCAGCAGGAAATCACGATCGAGGACGCGCTGGAGGCCCCGACGATTGCGGACCCGCTCGGCCTGTACGACTCCTGTCCGATTACTGACGGGGCCGCGGCTGCCGTCCTGACGACGGAGGCCTACGCCGAGGAACACAACTTGGACGCCCCGGTCGCCATCACCGGGACCGGGCAGGGCGGCGACAATCTCGCGCTACAGGACCGTCCACATCTGGCACAGACGCCCGCCGCCGACAAGGCCGCCGAAGAGGCGTACGGCGACGCCGGCGTCGGTCCCGACGATGTCGATTTCGCCGAGGTCCACGACTGTTTCACCATCGCTGAAGTGTTCGCAATCGAATCGCTTGGCTTCTACGAGCGCGGTGAGGGCATCGCCGCGGCGCGCAACGGGGAGACGACCCGCGATGGCGACCGCCCGATAAATCTCTCGGGCGGGCTGAAAGCCAAGGGTCACCCGGTCGGCGCGACCGGCGTCGCCCAACTGGCGACCGTTGCCTGGCTTCTCGACGGGTCGCATCCGCGGGCCGACGCCGTCCCGGACAGCACCGTCGGTGTCGCACACAACGCGGGGGGTACGGTCGCGTCTACGACTGTCCACGTCATGGAGGTACAAGAATGA
- a CDS encoding LAO/AO transport system ATPase, with translation MSDLVADLLAGKHSALARVITKIENRSPGYREIISDLHQHTGTADVVGVTGSPGAGKSTLVDKVAATYRERGQTVGVIAIDPSSPFSGGAVLGDRIRMASNAGDMDMFFRSMSARGSLGGLSTATTDAVTALDAFGKDKIIVETVGAGQNEVDIVRTADTVAVLVPPGSGDDVQMLKAGILEIGDVFVVNKADLDGADRTVQQLREMLQGQSGRPNSGHHGATELAADDAEADAEESGTETWDPPIVETVANRGEGVEDFLNALADHGDYLDRTGRREGQARERFAAEIRTLLREDANELLVDELDRRGGIEQYVDAVIERHTDPYTVVDEVLAPLRECLDEPRDEN, from the coding sequence ATGAGCGACCTCGTCGCTGACCTGCTTGCGGGCAAGCACAGCGCTCTCGCCAGGGTCATCACGAAGATAGAGAACCGCTCGCCGGGGTATCGGGAGATCATCTCCGACCTCCACCAGCACACCGGGACAGCCGACGTGGTCGGCGTCACCGGCAGTCCCGGCGCGGGCAAGTCCACGCTGGTCGACAAGGTCGCAGCGACCTACCGCGAGCGGGGCCAGACTGTCGGTGTCATCGCTATCGACCCGTCCTCGCCGTTTTCCGGCGGCGCAGTACTCGGCGACCGGATACGAATGGCCTCGAACGCCGGCGACATGGACATGTTCTTCCGGTCGATGTCCGCTCGCGGCTCGCTGGGCGGGCTGTCAACGGCGACGACCGACGCCGTGACCGCGCTGGACGCCTTCGGCAAGGACAAGATCATCGTCGAGACGGTCGGTGCAGGCCAAAACGAGGTCGACATCGTCCGCACGGCCGACACCGTCGCCGTGCTCGTGCCGCCGGGGAGCGGCGATGACGTGCAGATGCTCAAGGCCGGGATCCTCGAAATCGGTGACGTGTTCGTCGTCAACAAGGCTGACCTCGACGGAGCCGACCGGACTGTCCAGCAGCTCCGGGAGATGCTTCAGGGACAGAGCGGACGACCGAACTCCGGCCATCACGGCGCGACTGAACTCGCAGCCGACGACGCCGAGGCAGACGCCGAGGAGAGCGGCACGGAGACGTGGGACCCCCCAATCGTGGAGACGGTGGCTAACCGGGGCGAGGGCGTCGAGGACTTCCTGAACGCGCTGGCCGACCACGGCGACTATCTGGACCGAACCGGCCGACGAGAGGGGCAGGCACGGGAGCGATTCGCCGCCGAGATCCGAACCCTGCTCCGGGAGGACGCAAACGAACTACTGGTCGATGAACTCGACCGCCGCGGCGGTATCGAACAGTACGTCGACGCTGTCATCGAGCGCCACACCGACCCGTACACCGTCGTCGACGAGGTTCTCGCGCCGCTCCGGGAGTGTCTCGACGAGCCTCGCGACGAGAACTGA
- a CDS encoding alpha/beta hydrolase — MKLRKALGAVVGAVGATAAANRVLQSQAGAFEPMLEGEQGTYRWRGFDIAYTEAGDPSDPDLVLFHGINAAASSHEFHTVFDTLAEEYHVIAPDLPGFGHTDRPPLLYSASLYTAFVRDFIEDNTTDATVVASSLTGAYAASAAQEVEVKELVLICPTDTSMGNRTVWLRSLLRAPVVGEAIYNLTVSKPSIRHFHADHGYYDMDNLTDAVVDYEWQSGHQPGARFAPASFVSGFLDPEDDLGEVLASLDVPVTLVWGEDADITPLSKGRDLAEQADAMLVVFGDSLLLPHVEHPGEFVDVVRDRVTSVTVEN, encoded by the coding sequence ATGAAACTCCGCAAGGCGCTCGGTGCGGTCGTCGGAGCGGTCGGTGCGACAGCCGCTGCCAACCGCGTGCTGCAGTCGCAGGCCGGTGCGTTCGAACCGATGCTCGAGGGGGAACAGGGGACGTACCGCTGGCGCGGGTTCGATATCGCGTACACTGAGGCTGGCGACCCGTCGGACCCGGACCTCGTGCTGTTTCACGGCATCAACGCCGCTGCCAGCAGTCACGAGTTCCACACGGTGTTCGACACGCTGGCGGAGGAGTACCACGTCATCGCGCCTGACCTACCGGGTTTTGGGCACACAGACCGCCCGCCGCTGCTGTACTCGGCCTCGCTGTACACAGCCTTCGTCCGCGATTTCATCGAGGACAACACCACCGACGCGACCGTCGTCGCGTCGTCTCTGACAGGGGCATACGCCGCCAGCGCGGCACAGGAGGTTGAGGTGAAGGAACTTGTCCTCATCTGCCCGACAGACACTTCGATGGGGAACCGCACCGTCTGGCTCCGATCGCTGTTGCGCGCGCCCGTCGTCGGCGAGGCAATCTACAACCTCACCGTCTCGAAGCCCTCCATCCGCCACTTCCACGCTGACCACGGGTACTACGATATGGACAACCTCACCGACGCAGTGGTCGACTACGAGTGGCAGAGCGGCCACCAGCCCGGTGCGCGGTTCGCGCCGGCGTCGTTCGTCTCCGGCTTCCTCGACCCGGAGGACGACCTCGGCGAAGTACTGGCAAGCCTCGACGTGCCCGTGACGCTGGTCTGGGGTGAGGATGCCGACATCACACCGCTGTCGAAGGGTCGTGACCTGGCCGAACAGGCGGATGCGATGCTCGTCGTGTTCGGTGATTCGCTGCTCTTGCCCCACGTCGAACACCCCGGTGAGTTCGTCGACGTGGTCCGCGACAGAGTGACGTCGGTAACGGTCGAGAACTGA
- a CDS encoding TrmB family transcriptional regulator: MDDSELTDVLEDAGLSPYQAEAYVALLGLGTASATDIADSCDVPDPRIYDVLRDLESKGYIETFQQDSLTARARNPDVVLEDLRSRSSKYLDAAETIEERWNQPEISEHEVSIVKRFETVVSRARELIEAAENQIQVGVNPEQFYAVREELIAAHDRGVNIKLSICTSPDEEVPPLSDIEGTCTEARNREIPAPFFVLVDRTWTCFAPHHDSVNEYGVLVKDRTHTYVFHWFFLTCLWEIWDTLYTERTPETPTTYVDLRHAVRDIEPLLNEDAIIEATVEGYDTETKESVGLTGRITAVDYTGSSIGRTDPVPLAQMAGRISATLATDSGTYEVGGWGAVIEEIEATEITITDVTYE; encoded by the coding sequence ATGGACGACAGCGAACTAACCGATGTCCTCGAAGATGCCGGTCTCTCTCCGTACCAGGCGGAGGCCTACGTGGCGTTGCTGGGGCTGGGGACCGCATCGGCGACGGACATCGCCGATTCCTGTGACGTTCCGGACCCGCGGATATACGACGTGCTCAGGGATCTTGAGTCGAAGGGGTATATCGAGACGTTCCAGCAGGATAGCCTGACTGCTCGGGCGCGAAATCCCGACGTAGTGCTTGAGGACCTGCGGTCACGGTCGAGCAAGTACCTCGACGCGGCCGAGACCATCGAGGAACGCTGGAACCAGCCCGAGATATCCGAGCACGAGGTAAGTATCGTCAAGCGGTTCGAAACGGTCGTCAGCCGGGCCCGGGAGCTCATCGAAGCGGCGGAAAACCAGATTCAGGTCGGCGTGAACCCCGAGCAGTTCTACGCGGTCCGGGAAGAACTCATCGCCGCCCACGACCGCGGCGTGAACATCAAACTCAGCATCTGTACGAGTCCTGACGAGGAAGTCCCGCCGCTTTCCGACATCGAAGGGACCTGTACGGAGGCCCGGAACCGCGAGATTCCGGCCCCGTTTTTCGTGCTTGTCGACCGGACCTGGACGTGTTTTGCGCCCCACCACGACTCGGTCAACGAGTACGGTGTGCTCGTCAAGGACCGAACTCACACCTACGTCTTCCACTGGTTTTTCCTGACCTGTCTGTGGGAGATCTGGGACACACTGTACACCGAGCGGACGCCGGAAACCCCGACGACGTACGTCGACCTCCGACACGCTGTCCGCGACATCGAACCGCTGTTGAATGAGGACGCGATTATCGAGGCTACTGTCGAGGGGTACGACACGGAAACGAAGGAGTCGGTTGGTCTGACCGGGCGCATCACCGCCGTCGACTACACCGGGAGTAGCATCGGACGGACGGACCCGGTCCCGCTTGCACAGATGGCCGGCCGAATCAGCGCGACGCTGGCCACTGATAGCGGAACGTACGAAGTCGGCGGCTGGGGAGCCGTCATCGAGGAAATCGAAGCGACCGAGATTACAATTACGGACGTCACGTACGAGTGA
- a CDS encoding orotate phosphoribosyltransferase-like protein (purine/pyrimidine phosphoribosyltransferase family protein): MKNIDDLVDSASDLAQRGLSKGEIADELNVSRETASWLVERSGTGTEPDTSDDGGPHDIHVDWSAVGRDSNRLYHAGAAMADLLSKKGDDVDLTIGIEKAGAPLATTVARELETDLGTYAPTKHQWDDDESETSDGSFSRNFAQIRDRDCYVVDDTITSGKTMGETIDAIHEQGGNPVACVVLADKRGVGDIRGVPVYSLLQVIRVGSDGDS; the protein is encoded by the coding sequence ATGAAGAACATCGACGACCTCGTCGACAGCGCGTCCGACTTGGCACAGCGTGGCCTCTCTAAGGGCGAGATTGCTGACGAGCTCAACGTCTCACGGGAGACGGCAAGTTGGCTTGTCGAACGCAGCGGCACCGGCACGGAACCGGACACGAGCGACGACGGCGGTCCCCACGACATCCACGTCGACTGGTCCGCTGTCGGGCGTGACAGCAACCGGCTGTATCACGCGGGCGCAGCGATGGCGGACCTGCTCTCGAAGAAAGGCGACGACGTAGACCTTACTATCGGCATCGAGAAGGCCGGCGCGCCGCTCGCGACGACTGTTGCGCGGGAACTGGAAACAGACCTCGGGACGTACGCCCCGACCAAACACCAGTGGGACGACGACGAGAGCGAGACCAGTGACGGTTCGTTCTCCCGGAACTTCGCGCAGATCCGGGACCGCGACTGCTACGTCGTTGACGACACTATCACGAGTGGCAAGACGATGGGAGAGACAATCGATGCAATCCATGAACAGGGCGGCAACCCTGTGGCCTGCGTCGTGCTGGCTGACAAGCGCGGTGTCGGCGACATCCGCGGCGTCCCGGTGTACTCTCTGCTACAGGTCATCCGAGTTGGGAGCGACGGCGACTCGTAG
- a CDS encoding sugar ABC transporter substrate-binding protein → MSDNGTSGERNSTGVSRRRFVRAAGAAGVVGGLAGCADFVGGGDGGGGGGGDGGSTGDGSGGEATTVQWGFDPVAVQNNGPAIKQALHDNGLPDSIEIEFVPRDQDTGAARANYNRLLSAGETNPDMFLMDNGWTNIFIQRGQLQNLSETLPEELLSDVSDNYFSAFTDTARNPSNGNLYGVPVFPDFPTMQYRKDLVEEAGYSPESNNWATEPMTWEEWSNIAADTYDNADVDFGFTTQWDIYEGTSCCTFNEVMSSWGGAYFGGRDNLFGPIGDRPITVNNEEVINSLNMMRKFVHGEDFGGQFEGYGGGFTPTEILGWKEEDARAPFVNGNAVFHRNWPYSLALGGRDPEETEDPALGENLGAMPIPYAVPESEAAQPGTGGSTAALGGWHMTVNPNSENTDAVTQVIRAAMQPDFQLTLLSVQGWLPPRPELFNSSEAQNVPVVGRYMDTLQVAGNNTMPRPVTAVWSDQSSKIAQQANRAVGQEASSADAMATLESALEETEQT, encoded by the coding sequence ATGTCGGACAATGGCACAAGCGGCGAGCGGAACTCAACAGGCGTCTCCCGGCGACGGTTCGTCCGTGCCGCCGGAGCAGCAGGTGTTGTCGGCGGACTAGCAGGCTGTGCTGACTTCGTCGGCGGTGGCGACGGAGGCGGCGGTGGCGGCGGCGACGGCGGATCGACCGGTGACGGAAGCGGCGGGGAGGCGACGACCGTGCAGTGGGGCTTCGACCCGGTGGCCGTCCAGAACAACGGCCCCGCAATCAAGCAGGCTCTCCACGACAACGGCCTGCCGGACTCCATCGAGATCGAATTCGTCCCCCGTGACCAGGACACCGGTGCGGCTCGGGCGAACTACAACCGACTGCTCTCGGCCGGCGAGACGAACCCGGACATGTTCCTGATGGACAACGGCTGGACGAACATCTTCATCCAGCGGGGACAGCTCCAGAACCTCTCCGAAACGCTGCCGGAGGAACTCCTCTCGGATGTCTCGGACAACTACTTCTCGGCGTTTACCGACACGGCTCGGAACCCGAGCAACGGGAACCTGTACGGCGTCCCGGTGTTCCCGGACTTCCCGACGATGCAGTACCGCAAGGACCTCGTTGAGGAAGCCGGCTACAGCCCCGAGAGCAACAACTGGGCGACCGAGCCGATGACCTGGGAGGAGTGGTCGAACATCGCGGCGGACACCTACGACAACGCCGACGTCGACTTCGGTTTCACCACGCAGTGGGACATCTACGAGGGGACCTCCTGCTGTACGTTCAACGAGGTTATGTCCTCGTGGGGCGGCGCGTACTTCGGCGGCCGCGACAACCTCTTTGGCCCCATCGGCGACCGGCCGATCACGGTCAACAACGAAGAGGTCATCAACTCGCTGAACATGATGCGGAAGTTCGTCCACGGCGAGGACTTCGGCGGCCAGTTCGAGGGGTACGGCGGCGGCTTCACCCCGACCGAAATCCTCGGCTGGAAGGAGGAAGACGCTCGCGCGCCGTTCGTCAACGGCAACGCCGTCTTCCACCGGAACTGGCCCTACTCGCTGGCACTCGGCGGGCGTGACCCAGAGGAAACAGAGGATCCGGCGCTCGGCGAAAACCTCGGTGCGATGCCGATTCCGTACGCCGTGCCCGAAAGCGAGGCGGCACAGCCCGGCACGGGCGGCTCCACGGCTGCGCTCGGTGGCTGGCACATGACGGTCAACCCCAACAGTGAGAACACAGACGCCGTGACGCAGGTCATTCGCGCCGCGATGCAGCCGGACTTCCAGCTCACGCTACTGTCCGTTCAGGGATGGCTGCCGCCGCGGCCCGAACTGTTCAACTCCAGCGAGGCCCAGAACGTGCCCGTCGTTGGCCGGTACATGGACACCCTGCAGGTCGCCGGTAACAACACGATGCCGCGCCCGGTGACGGCTGTCTGGAGCGACCAGTCCAGCAAGATCGCACAGCAAGCGAACCGCGCAGTCGGTCAGGAAGCCTCCTCGGCCGACGCGATGGCGACGCTTGAGTCCGCGCTGGAAGAGACCGAGCAAACCTGA